The following are from one region of the Vulgatibacter sp. genome:
- a CDS encoding choice-of-anchor D domain-containing protein: MRNRSPAALVAVLVALAFGGCSCEDPVTRELVGVPAADKTALNYGEVCSESLQHQTFTLSNSTSGVLTAALSVTGDGAEFFSVDPANVTLRGTGASQQITVTYQPTGDVLGDRHTANVEVAYTGEGNKPAVLSIEVSGEVATTSVAPKVSMACGTDAGGEPLPRCNQGGLEACCSTYDAGDGTFRFEALSFGQPRVGDTATLPLRIENLGCGNLEVSSITLTTQASMCGDDVISTTGMDESPIIIPGGLGGGEGHDFSLSFTPDSDCTYAGSVTVNTTDDRGEPIAIASTVLGTGRDAKLVVSRNQLYFGEVTPGTTSDMEFAIRNSGTVPINVTSVQIKNDKANTLDFSILKMEKDACNGNTPSGNRTEVTIGSGYTFAGTDAKPNCGDDEVFVTVRYTPGSPADQDRAHFEIVSDEGALNKPTLQGGTDPVIGSDPDMVSFGMPANLCNGGDQYSCSRIDNQCTTVCSNDADCGAGGTCYGAEGNTPGTCFGDDACAVTCGTSTNTVRITNSGFAELVIGTPYITDTSHGDPPQDPNGWDLFEVGANNCTGNPVAKDEYCEIEVRFRDKNTGGFSDAYLKVPSNDPLYEETPYFVQLRAVTKVDNAPTATFVSSPDLPRKESWVRLDALNSTDDRGIAGYRWELISAASDASFLNGLEGPIDPANPNANCPAHYNGGECIRFPVAGSTRVIEFRPDIAGFFEWRLIVTDTGCDPAHETKFNQAISISN, from the coding sequence TTGAGGAATCGTTCTCCGGCTGCCCTCGTGGCGGTGCTGGTGGCGCTGGCCTTTGGTGGCTGCAGCTGTGAAGACCCCGTCACCAGGGAGCTCGTCGGCGTCCCCGCCGCCGACAAGACCGCGCTCAACTACGGCGAGGTCTGCAGCGAAAGCCTGCAGCACCAGACGTTCACGCTGTCCAACTCGACCAGTGGCGTGCTCACCGCCGCCCTCTCGGTCACTGGCGATGGCGCCGAGTTCTTCTCGGTCGATCCCGCCAACGTCACCCTGCGCGGCACCGGCGCCTCGCAGCAGATCACGGTGACCTACCAGCCCACCGGCGACGTGCTCGGCGACCGCCACACCGCCAACGTCGAGGTCGCCTACACCGGCGAGGGCAACAAGCCCGCGGTGCTCAGCATCGAGGTGAGCGGCGAGGTCGCCACGACCTCCGTGGCGCCGAAGGTCTCGATGGCCTGCGGCACCGACGCTGGCGGCGAGCCGCTCCCGCGCTGCAACCAGGGCGGCCTCGAGGCCTGCTGCTCGACCTACGACGCAGGCGACGGCACCTTCCGGTTCGAGGCGCTCAGCTTCGGGCAGCCCCGCGTGGGCGACACCGCCACGCTGCCCCTCCGCATCGAGAACCTCGGCTGCGGGAATCTCGAGGTCAGCTCGATCACACTGACGACGCAGGCGTCGATGTGTGGCGACGACGTGATTTCCACCACCGGCATGGACGAGTCGCCGATCATCATTCCCGGCGGCCTCGGTGGCGGCGAGGGCCATGATTTCTCGCTCTCTTTCACTCCCGATAGCGACTGCACCTACGCCGGCTCGGTGACCGTCAACACCACCGACGACAGAGGCGAGCCGATCGCCATCGCTTCGACGGTGCTGGGTACGGGCCGTGATGCCAAGCTCGTCGTGAGCCGGAACCAGCTCTACTTCGGCGAGGTCACCCCTGGCACCACCTCCGACATGGAGTTCGCCATCCGCAACAGCGGCACGGTGCCCATCAACGTCACGTCCGTCCAGATCAAGAACGACAAGGCCAACACGCTCGACTTCTCGATCCTCAAGATGGAGAAGGACGCCTGCAACGGAAACACGCCGTCCGGCAACCGCACCGAGGTGACCATCGGTTCCGGCTACACCTTCGCCGGCACCGACGCCAAGCCGAACTGCGGTGACGACGAGGTCTTCGTCACCGTTCGCTACACCCCCGGTTCTCCTGCCGACCAGGACCGCGCGCACTTCGAGATCGTTTCGGACGAGGGCGCCCTCAACAAGCCGACGCTCCAGGGCGGTACGGATCCCGTCATCGGCTCCGACCCCGACATGGTCTCGTTCGGCATGCCGGCCAACCTCTGCAACGGCGGAGACCAGTACAGCTGCAGCCGCATCGACAACCAGTGCACCACCGTCTGCTCGAACGACGCCGACTGCGGCGCCGGCGGCACCTGCTACGGCGCCGAGGGCAACACGCCCGGTACCTGCTTCGGTGACGACGCCTGCGCGGTGACCTGCGGCACCTCGACCAACACCGTCCGCATCACCAACAGCGGCTTCGCCGAACTGGTGATCGGCACCCCCTACATCACCGACACGAGCCACGGCGATCCGCCGCAGGATCCGAACGGCTGGGACCTCTTCGAGGTGGGCGCCAACAACTGCACCGGCAACCCGGTGGCCAAGGACGAGTACTGCGAGATCGAGGTCAGGTTCCGCGACAAGAACACCGGCGGCTTCTCGGACGCCTACCTCAAGGTGCCGAGCAACGATCCCCTCTACGAGGAGACGCCGTACTTCGTGCAGCTCCGCGCGGTGACCAAGGTCGACAACGCTCCCACCGCCACGTTCGTCTCCTCGCCCGACCTCCCGCGCAAGGAGAGCTGGGTGCGGCTCGATGCCCTCAACTCGACCGACGATCGCGGCATCGCGGGCTACCGCTGGGAGCTCATCTCGGCTGCGTCCGACGCTTCGTTCCTCAACGGTCTGGAGGGGCCCATCGACCCTGCCAACCCGAACGCAAACTGCCCCGCGCACTACAACGGTGGGGAGTGCATCCGGTTCCCGGTTGCGGGCAGCACCCGCGTAATCGAGTTCCGGCCCGACATCGCCGGCTTTTTCGAGTGGCGCCTGATCGTCACCGACACCGGTTGCGACCCGGCCCACGAGACCAAGTTCAACCAGGCAATCTCGATCTCCAACTGA
- a CDS encoding RrF2 family transcriptional regulator — translation MQHVLQISRKIDYGLRAMIFLAGRPQGDLMPFRDIAKRIEVPEDFLAKILKTLADAGLLVSQRGSGGGYALAKPAGEISFLEVIEAVEGPVRVNVCLQEGDEAEHDACSVAPSCTMLSVWREGQERMLEVYRKATLAELVAPKRHRLPTVD, via the coding sequence ATGCAGCACGTCCTGCAGATCAGCCGCAAGATCGACTATGGCCTCCGCGCGATGATTTTTCTCGCCGGGCGGCCGCAGGGTGATCTGATGCCCTTCCGCGACATCGCCAAGCGGATCGAGGTCCCCGAGGACTTCCTCGCCAAGATCCTCAAGACCCTGGCGGACGCCGGGCTGCTCGTCTCCCAACGCGGCAGCGGCGGCGGCTATGCGCTCGCCAAGCCTGCGGGGGAGATCTCGTTCCTCGAGGTGATCGAGGCGGTCGAGGGGCCGGTTCGCGTCAACGTCTGCCTGCAGGAGGGGGACGAGGCGGAGCACGACGCCTGCTCGGTGGCGCCCTCGTGCACGATGCTCTCGGTCTGGCGCGAGGGGCAGGAGCGGATGCTCGAGGTCTACCGCAAGGCGACGCTGGCGGAGTTGGTGGCGCCGAAGAGGCATCGGCTGCCGACGGTGGATTGA
- a CDS encoding PHP domain-containing protein: MIDLHSHTTASDGVHPPEGLVRLAAAAGVTVLAVTDHDTTAAIAAATRAAEEQGGALRIVPGIEISSLWKGKEIHVLGHFIDPADETLCSRLAVFREARENRMAAMVERCRSLGLDVTLEEVEARRTGPGTLGRPHLARLLVEKGYARDFQGAFDKWIGKGSPAWVERAMPDAAEAIALIRGAGGCATVAHPALSGLVEKDLRALAAAGMVGLEADHPAQTPDVRKNLRLHARTLGLCATAGSDYHADETGGMRLGTEGMEPGEFAGYEALATRSTMVP, encoded by the coding sequence GTGATCGACCTGCACAGCCACACCACTGCGTCCGACGGCGTCCACCCACCCGAGGGGCTCGTCCGCCTCGCGGCAGCAGCAGGCGTCACCGTCCTCGCGGTCACCGACCACGACACCACCGCCGCCATCGCCGCGGCCACCCGGGCAGCAGAGGAACAGGGCGGGGCGCTGCGGATCGTCCCGGGGATCGAGATCTCCTCCCTCTGGAAGGGGAAGGAGATCCACGTCCTCGGCCACTTCATCGACCCGGCCGACGAAACCCTCTGCTCCCGGCTCGCCGTCTTCCGGGAGGCGCGGGAGAACCGGATGGCGGCGATGGTGGAGCGCTGCCGCTCCCTCGGCCTCGACGTCACGCTCGAGGAGGTCGAGGCCCGCCGCACCGGCCCCGGCACCCTGGGCAGGCCGCACCTCGCCAGGCTGCTGGTGGAAAAGGGCTACGCCAGGGACTTCCAGGGCGCCTTCGACAAATGGATCGGCAAGGGATCGCCGGCCTGGGTGGAGCGGGCGATGCCCGACGCCGCCGAGGCCATCGCCCTGATCCGCGGGGCAGGGGGCTGCGCCACGGTGGCCCACCCGGCGCTCTCCGGCCTGGTGGAGAAGGACCTGCGCGCCCTGGCTGCTGCAGGCATGGTGGGCCTCGAGGCGGATCACCCGGCCCAGACGCCGGACGTTCGCAAGAACCTGCGACTCCACGCTCGCACCCTCGGGTTGTGTGCGACGGCAGGCTCCGACTACCACGCCGATGAAACGGGCGGGATGCGACTCGGCACCGAGGGCATGGAACCCGGCGAATTTGCTGGCTACGAAGCCCTGGCGACACGTTCCACAATGGTACCGTGA
- a CDS encoding NADH-quinone oxidoreductase subunit A yields MEHLPNWFPILVVVVIATVMVLVLTFLSWLLGPKRMTAIKATAFECGSESSGSARERFSVKFYMVALLFVVFDVEAVFLYPWAVLFKELAWPGFIVMGIFLFPVVIGLVYEWKKGAMEWD; encoded by the coding sequence ATGGAGCACTTGCCCAATTGGTTTCCGATCCTGGTCGTGGTGGTCATCGCCACGGTCATGGTCCTGGTGCTCACCTTCCTGAGCTGGCTGCTGGGGCCGAAGCGGATGACGGCCATCAAGGCGACCGCCTTCGAATGCGGCTCGGAGTCGTCGGGCAGCGCCCGCGAACGCTTCAGCGTGAAGTTCTACATGGTTGCGCTCCTCTTCGTCGTCTTCGACGTCGAGGCCGTCTTCCTCTACCCGTGGGCCGTGCTCTTCAAGGAGCTGGCCTGGCCGGGGTTCATCGTCATGGGGATCTTCCTTTTCCCCGTGGTGATCGGACTCGTCTACGAGTGGAAGAAGGGCGCGATGGAGTGGGATTGA
- a CDS encoding NADH-quinone oxidoreductase subunit B gives MAENFQAITTRREEAQGFIERMVSRGLGWARKYSLFQYPFVTACCGMEYMSMAGARYDIARFGAEFPRFSPRQADLLMVVGTVNLKQAPILKRVYEQMAEPKWVIAFGVCASSGGFYDNYAVLQGIDKIIPVDVYIPGCPPRPEQVLDGLILLQEKIQAQSHKLIDRHPPEPELVRPAGRDLVSGVNK, from the coding sequence ATGGCCGAGAATTTCCAGGCGATTACGACCCGGCGCGAGGAAGCACAGGGCTTCATCGAGCGCATGGTTTCGCGCGGCCTCGGTTGGGCGCGCAAGTACTCGCTCTTCCAGTACCCGTTCGTCACCGCCTGCTGCGGCATGGAATACATGTCGATGGCGGGCGCGCGTTACGACATCGCCCGCTTCGGCGCCGAGTTTCCCCGGTTCTCGCCGCGCCAGGCGGACCTGCTCATGGTCGTGGGTACGGTCAACCTGAAGCAGGCGCCGATCCTCAAGCGCGTCTACGAGCAGATGGCCGAGCCGAAGTGGGTCATCGCCTTCGGCGTGTGTGCGTCGTCGGGCGGCTTCTACGACAACTACGCGGTGCTGCAGGGCATCGACAAGATCATCCCGGTGGACGTCTACATCCCGGGCTGCCCGCCGCGTCCCGAGCAGGTGCTCGACGGCCTCATCCTCCTCCAGGAGAAGATCCAGGCCCAGTCTCACAAGCTCATCGACCGCCACCCGCCCGAGCCCGAGCTGGTTCGTCCCGCGGGTCGCGACCTCGTCTCCGGAGTGAACAAGTGA
- a CDS encoding NADH-quinone oxidoreductase subunit C yields MSEFALQRIAERFPDAVVQGYSLHGDETLVIERAHLLEVARFCKDDPELDLKLPLSVTCVDFIDEKPRFELVYTLYSITKKHHLRLKVRVPEEDPVVASVISVWRGMDYWERYCWDMYGVRFEGRGPVKRLWMYEEFEGHPLRKDYPLRGRQPLIPEADVQDIYRGPGPGPGSPPASRPNPPRPSQLPVIK; encoded by the coding sequence GTGAGCGAGTTTGCCCTCCAGCGGATCGCCGAGCGTTTCCCCGACGCGGTGGTGCAGGGCTACAGCCTGCACGGCGACGAAACCCTCGTGATCGAGCGCGCCCACCTCCTCGAGGTGGCGCGGTTCTGCAAGGACGATCCGGAGCTCGATCTCAAGCTCCCGCTCTCCGTGACCTGCGTCGACTTCATCGACGAGAAGCCGCGCTTCGAGCTGGTCTACACGCTCTACTCGATCACGAAGAAGCACCACCTGCGCCTCAAGGTCCGCGTGCCCGAGGAGGATCCGGTCGTCGCCTCGGTGATCTCCGTGTGGCGCGGCATGGACTACTGGGAGCGCTACTGCTGGGACATGTACGGCGTTCGCTTCGAGGGCCGTGGCCCGGTGAAGCGGCTGTGGATGTACGAGGAGTTCGAGGGGCACCCGCTCCGCAAGGACTACCCGCTCCGCGGCCGCCAGCCGCTCATCCCCGAAGCGGACGTCCAGGACATCTACCGTGGTCCCGGCCCTGGCCCCGGTTCGCCGCCGGCGAGCCGGCCCAACCCGCCGCGTCCCTCCCAGCTTCCCGTCATCAAGTAG
- the nuoD gene encoding NADH dehydrogenase (quinone) subunit D translates to MPVQRDFEGASGADSALEARLPTKTMSLNMGPSHPASHGTVRFNIELDGENIVKLDPEIGFLHRGFEKSCENVSWTQCLPYTDRLNYVSAMCNNFGFLSAVEKLAGIEIPERAKFIRTLAAELHRVCDHLTCCGAMALELGGFAPFLYAIEARELLWDRVAELTGARLTTSYGRIGGVDRDLPEGWEKKVRDTLEKVQEFRAEMDALLTHNRIFLDRTRGTGVMSAEDAVDYGFTGPMLRASGVDYDIRKAHPYWVYDQLDFKVPLGTTGDNYDRYYIRMMEMAESISMIEQCFDKMKPGPHIIDDWRYVLPPKPQVYSTIEGVIGHFKIVMEGIKIPKGECYAYTETPNGELGWYLVSDGSGRPYKVHCRAPGIQLVGGLEHMVKGSLLPDLIPTFDAINMIGGEVEQ, encoded by the coding sequence ATGCCTGTACAGCGCGATTTCGAGGGAGCGTCCGGCGCGGACTCCGCACTGGAAGCACGCCTCCCCACCAAGACGATGTCGCTCAACATGGGGCCGTCGCATCCGGCGTCCCATGGCACGGTCCGCTTCAACATCGAGCTGGACGGCGAGAACATCGTGAAGCTCGATCCCGAGATCGGCTTCCTCCACCGCGGCTTCGAGAAGAGCTGCGAGAACGTCTCCTGGACGCAGTGCCTGCCGTATACCGACCGGCTCAACTACGTCTCGGCGATGTGCAACAACTTCGGCTTCCTCTCCGCGGTGGAGAAGCTCGCCGGCATCGAGATCCCCGAGCGCGCGAAGTTCATCCGCACCCTCGCGGCGGAGCTCCACCGCGTCTGCGACCACCTCACCTGCTGCGGCGCCATGGCGCTGGAGCTCGGCGGTTTCGCTCCCTTCCTCTACGCCATCGAGGCCCGTGAGCTCCTCTGGGATCGCGTGGCGGAGCTCACCGGCGCGCGCCTCACCACCTCCTACGGCCGCATCGGCGGCGTGGACCGCGACCTGCCGGAAGGCTGGGAGAAGAAGGTCCGCGACACGCTCGAGAAGGTGCAGGAGTTCCGCGCCGAGATGGATGCGCTGCTCACGCACAACCGCATCTTCCTCGACCGCACCCGCGGCACCGGCGTGATGAGCGCCGAGGACGCGGTGGACTACGGCTTCACCGGCCCGATGCTCCGCGCCTCCGGCGTCGACTACGACATCCGCAAGGCCCATCCCTACTGGGTCTACGACCAGCTCGACTTCAAGGTGCCGCTCGGCACCACCGGCGACAACTACGACCGCTACTACATCCGCATGATGGAGATGGCGGAGTCGATCTCGATGATCGAGCAGTGCTTCGACAAGATGAAGCCCGGCCCGCACATCATCGACGACTGGCGCTACGTGCTGCCCCCCAAGCCCCAGGTCTACTCGACCATCGAGGGCGTCATCGGTCATTTCAAGATCGTGATGGAGGGCATCAAGATCCCGAAGGGCGAGTGCTACGCCTACACCGAGACGCCGAACGGCGAGCTCGGCTGGTACCTCGTGAGCGACGGCTCCGGCAGGCCCTACAAGGTGCATTGCCGCGCCCCCGGCATCCAGCTGGTCGGCGGCCTCGAGCACATGGTGAAGGGCAGCCTCCTCCCCGATCTCATCCCGACCTTCGACGCGATCAACATGATCGGTGGCGAGGTGGAGCAGTGA
- a CDS encoding 2Fe-2S iron-sulfur cluster-binding protein: MTDEKKPTAPSEAVPAGSAPAIQQAPTTTPPADTAARPGGEAKPVAPPPNVAPASPAAQQPKPGMVNAFIDGIPVSVPPGTPIIEAAKTVGVDIPFYCYHKGLSIAANCRMCMVEVSNAPPGKLVPACQAPVAEGQKVTTNSPRVQEQQRAVQEFLLLHHPVDCSICDQAGECKLQDYFMEYDFRPSRLDMPKWMKNKRKDLSESITLDQERCIMCTRCVRFMAEVAQEPVLGAFGRGTREVIDVFPGKQMISNYQGNVVDICPVGALTSKDYRFRARSYFLTATPSVCTGCARGCNTFLDHFQGVPYRYRPRENMDVNQYWMCDIGRGSYHELYENRVAKARVGQGDVAPAEAVRVAAEKLKGGNVAVVVSPVLSLEDALAVMLLAKEGIGAKEIFVSGRKDETGDDFLLKADRNPNRKGVELAAQAFGLGLRSWNDLGKSKAQSVLLAGVDVPSEGEQFAAWLGNAGSVVALAANDTAVTKAAHVVLPLATHAETEGTFVNFEGRAQRFLPAYPARGDVQGGWFWAGAIGAELGLAYRYASAREVFVEQSRRLPAGALGDFDWNKVPRNTLRGVTPLTGGTVDGRPAGWRQLVPLKTPTSA; encoded by the coding sequence GTGACCGACGAGAAGAAGCCGACCGCGCCGAGCGAGGCAGTGCCCGCCGGCAGCGCCCCCGCGATTCAGCAGGCTCCGACCACCACGCCGCCCGCGGATACCGCGGCCCGGCCCGGTGGCGAGGCGAAGCCGGTGGCGCCGCCGCCGAACGTCGCCCCCGCGTCGCCTGCAGCGCAGCAGCCGAAGCCCGGGATGGTCAACGCCTTCATCGACGGCATCCCGGTGAGCGTGCCCCCCGGCACGCCGATCATCGAGGCGGCCAAGACCGTCGGCGTCGACATTCCCTTCTACTGCTACCACAAGGGCCTCTCCATCGCGGCGAACTGCCGCATGTGCATGGTCGAGGTCTCGAACGCGCCCCCGGGCAAGCTCGTCCCCGCCTGCCAGGCGCCGGTGGCCGAAGGGCAGAAGGTCACGACCAATTCGCCTCGCGTGCAGGAGCAGCAGCGGGCGGTGCAGGAGTTCCTCCTCCTCCACCACCCGGTGGATTGCTCGATCTGCGACCAGGCCGGTGAGTGCAAGCTCCAGGATTATTTCATGGAGTACGACTTCCGGCCGTCGCGGCTCGACATGCCGAAGTGGATGAAGAACAAGCGCAAGGACCTGTCGGAGAGCATCACGCTCGACCAGGAGCGGTGCATCATGTGCACCCGCTGCGTGCGCTTCATGGCCGAGGTGGCGCAGGAGCCCGTGCTCGGCGCCTTCGGCCGCGGCACCCGCGAGGTCATCGACGTCTTCCCCGGGAAGCAGATGATCTCGAACTACCAGGGCAACGTCGTCGACATCTGCCCGGTGGGTGCGCTCACCTCGAAGGACTACCGCTTCCGCGCCCGCTCGTACTTCCTGACGGCGACGCCGTCGGTCTGCACGGGCTGCGCCCGCGGCTGCAACACCTTCCTCGATCACTTCCAGGGCGTCCCCTACCGCTACCGGCCGCGGGAGAACATGGACGTCAACCAGTACTGGATGTGCGACATCGGCCGCGGCAGCTACCACGAGCTCTACGAGAACCGCGTCGCGAAGGCGCGGGTGGGGCAGGGTGACGTCGCTCCCGCCGAGGCGGTGCGCGTCGCCGCCGAGAAGCTCAAGGGCGGCAACGTCGCCGTGGTGGTCTCGCCGGTCCTCTCCCTCGAGGACGCCCTCGCGGTGATGCTCCTCGCGAAGGAGGGCATCGGCGCGAAGGAGATCTTCGTCTCGGGCCGCAAGGACGAGACGGGCGACGACTTCCTGCTGAAGGCGGACCGCAACCCGAACCGCAAGGGCGTCGAGCTCGCGGCGCAGGCCTTCGGCCTCGGGCTCCGCAGCTGGAACGACCTCGGCAAGAGCAAGGCGCAGTCCGTGCTCCTCGCCGGCGTCGACGTGCCCTCCGAGGGCGAGCAGTTCGCCGCGTGGCTCGGCAACGCCGGCTCGGTGGTGGCGCTCGCCGCCAACGACACCGCGGTGACGAAGGCGGCCCACGTGGTGCTGCCGCTCGCCACCCACGCCGAGACCGAGGGGACCTTCGTCAATTTCGAGGGCCGCGCCCAGCGCTTCCTGCCGGCGTACCCCGCCCGTGGCGACGTGCAGGGGGGCTGGTTCTGGGCAGGCGCCATCGGCGCGGAGCTCGGGCTCGCCTACCGCTACGCCTCCGCCCGCGAGGTCTTCGTGGAGCAGTCGCGGCGTCTGCCCGCCGGTGCCCTCGGCGACTTCGACTGGAACAAGGTGCCCCGCAACACCCTGCGTGGCGTGACCCCGCTCACCGGTGGCACCGTCGACGGCCGTCCCGCCGGCTGGCGGCAGCTCGTTCCGCTGAAGACGCCCACCTCCGCCTGA
- a CDS encoding complex I subunit 1/NuoH family protein, with amino-acid sequence MRAALVTSVIIGILALAFGAVAVFYFLAAFGGVVTEALFGAGRAYIGMAVVNTLTLILGAVMIIASMLTLAERKWSAMMQDRIGPNRARFSIIPGLKNRPLAGLPHFLADGIKMLTKEDVVPGSVSRTLYALGPMLAFAPVFVLFAVVPVAPAIPAAEIPFIAGIADAFGASAAFPVALTVAPNLDIGLLYIFAFASLAVYGTSLAGWASNNRFALLGGVRGASQMIAYEIALGLSLVGCMMAYSSLQLETMTAAQSVGVFGGVLPAWGIFLQPFGFLLFFTAAFAETKRAPFDAPEGESEIIGYFVEYSGMRFGLFMISEFMEIVVLSGVVVAIFLGGFHLPLPPAWGVEQWIAANWGVFPLAVILGLTFLAKLGILTWVQLVIRWTMPRFRYDQIQTLGWKVLLPLAIVNIVVTGVLILLDTSLDLLALVGIVQLLLLVGITALYPSKRPTSVRYSGESTAAPSVASGHGH; translated from the coding sequence ATGCGCGCTGCACTCGTCACATCCGTCATCATCGGCATCCTCGCGCTGGCGTTCGGCGCGGTGGCCGTCTTCTACTTCCTCGCAGCCTTCGGCGGCGTGGTCACCGAGGCGCTCTTCGGCGCGGGCCGTGCCTACATCGGCATGGCGGTCGTCAACACGCTGACGCTGATCCTCGGCGCGGTGATGATCATCGCGTCGATGCTCACCCTCGCCGAGCGCAAGTGGTCGGCGATGATGCAGGACCGCATCGGTCCGAACCGCGCCCGGTTCTCGATCATCCCCGGCCTCAAGAACCGGCCGTTGGCGGGCCTGCCCCACTTCCTCGCGGACGGCATCAAGATGCTGACCAAGGAGGACGTGGTGCCGGGCTCGGTCTCCCGGACGCTCTACGCCCTGGGGCCGATGCTCGCCTTCGCGCCGGTCTTCGTGCTCTTCGCCGTGGTGCCGGTGGCTCCCGCCATCCCCGCGGCGGAGATCCCCTTCATCGCCGGGATCGCCGATGCCTTCGGCGCCAGCGCCGCCTTCCCGGTGGCGCTCACCGTGGCGCCGAACCTCGACATCGGCCTGCTCTACATCTTCGCCTTCGCCTCGCTGGCGGTGTACGGCACCTCCCTCGCGGGCTGGGCGTCGAACAACCGCTTCGCGCTCCTCGGCGGCGTCCGCGGCGCTTCGCAGATGATCGCCTACGAGATCGCGCTGGGCCTGTCGCTGGTGGGCTGCATGATGGCCTACAGCTCGCTGCAGCTCGAGACGATGACCGCCGCCCAGTCGGTGGGCGTCTTCGGCGGCGTGCTGCCGGCCTGGGGCATCTTCCTCCAGCCCTTCGGCTTCCTGCTCTTCTTCACCGCCGCCTTCGCGGAGACCAAGCGCGCCCCCTTCGACGCGCCGGAAGGCGAGTCGGAGATCATCGGCTACTTCGTCGAGTACTCGGGCATGCGCTTCGGCCTCTTCATGATCTCCGAGTTCATGGAGATCGTGGTGCTCTCCGGCGTGGTGGTCGCGATCTTCCTCGGCGGCTTCCACCTGCCGCTGCCGCCGGCCTGGGGCGTGGAGCAGTGGATCGCCGCGAATTGGGGCGTCTTCCCGCTCGCCGTGATCCTCGGCCTCACCTTCCTCGCCAAGCTCGGCATCCTGACCTGGGTGCAGCTGGTGATCCGCTGGACGATGCCGCGCTTCCGCTACGACCAGATCCAGACCCTGGGCTGGAAGGTGCTGCTGCCCCTCGCCATCGTGAACATCGTGGTGACGGGTGTGCTGATCCTGCTGGATACCTCGCTCGATCTGCTCGCGCTCGTGGGCATCGTGCAGCTCCTCCTGCTCGTCGGCATCACGGCGCTCTACCCGTCGAAGCGGCCCACCAGCGTCCGCTACAGCGGGGAGAGCACCGCCGCTCCTTCCGTGGCCTCCGGGCACGGTCACTAA
- a CDS encoding NuoI/complex I 23 kDa subunit family protein has protein sequence MAHDPKHAPREFHIEEDKGLSWYERLYIPEVLRGLAVTTRHFFGNWFGNRDANPEVVYRKGTLGNAVSTVQYPEEKIPYPVGYRGLHRLVPREDGKPRCVACYMCATVCPAQCIYIEAGEYADDPIEKYPTAFVIDELRCVVCGLCVEACPKDAIRMDTFTHVPPEFRRDGFVYPVERLLKGPAVSYPSDPWVKRPDSKQPPQHVPMHGLAKHSTEAVESKAQHPVGRAHPTQPRFVEADFQKPVIGAGRK, from the coding sequence ATGGCCCACGATCCCAAGCACGCGCCGCGCGAGTTCCACATCGAGGAGGACAAGGGCCTCTCGTGGTACGAGCGGCTCTACATCCCCGAGGTCCTCCGCGGTCTCGCGGTGACCACCCGCCACTTCTTCGGCAACTGGTTCGGCAACCGCGACGCCAACCCCGAGGTCGTCTACCGCAAGGGCACCCTCGGCAACGCGGTCTCCACGGTGCAGTACCCCGAGGAGAAGATCCCCTACCCGGTGGGCTACCGCGGGCTGCACCGCCTGGTGCCGCGCGAGGACGGCAAGCCGCGCTGCGTGGCCTGCTACATGTGCGCGACGGTCTGCCCGGCGCAGTGCATCTACATCGAAGCGGGCGAGTACGCCGACGATCCGATCGAGAAGTATCCGACGGCCTTCGTCATCGACGAGCTCCGCTGCGTGGTCTGCGGTCTCTGCGTGGAAGCGTGCCCGAAGGACGCCATCCGCATGGACACCTTCACCCACGTGCCGCCGGAGTTCCGCCGCGACGGCTTCGTCTATCCCGTCGAGCGCCTGCTCAAGGGGCCTGCGGTGAGCTACCCCAGCGATCCCTGGGTGAAGCGCCCGGATTCGAAGCAGCCGCCGCAGCACGTGCCGATGCACGGCCTCGCCAAGCACAGCACCGAGGCGGTGGAGTCGAAGGCGCAGCACCCGGTGGGCCGCGCCCATCCGACGCAGCCGCGCTTCGTCGAGGCGGACTTCCAGAAGCCGGTGATCGGCGCCGGCCGCAAGTAG